CGGCGGGCGCCGACGAGCGGGCCGAGGGCGCGGGCGAGGCGTGCGCGCGGCCCTCGCGCGCCGGTCCGCCCGCGGGCGGACCGGCGGAGCAGCCGGCCGTGGTCGGCAGCGCGGTCGCGGCCAGTACGGCGAGCGCGGCGGAGGAGAGAACGCGGGCCGGGGTTCGGGGCATCGGGGTCTCCTGGGAACCATGAGCGGCGACGACGGGACGGACGGCGACCGCGCGGCCGGTCCGGGTTCCCAAGGGATCACCGCGCCGGTGGCTCCACCACCGAGCCGACCCGTCCGGGTTACCCCGGCCCGTCCGGGTTGCCGGGAAGGCCCGCTCCCGCCCCCGCTCCCGCCCCCCGCTCACCCTCGCCCCCGTCCCCCGCGCACCCCGTAAGGTCGCCTTCAGCAGGGCCTTCCCGGGCCCGTGAGAGGAGTTCCGCCGTGCCGACCGGTCAGCCCATCCCGGTGATCATCGACTGCGACACCGGTGTCGACGATGCCCTGGCCCTGCTGTTCGCGGTCCGGCACCCCGGGATCGATCTGCGGGCCGTCACCTGTGTCGCCGGGAACACCGACGTCGACGGTGTCGTCCGCAACACCCTGACCGTCCTGGAGATCGCGGGCGCCGCTGACGTCCCGGTCGCGCGGGGGGCCGCGCGTCCGCTGATCGAGCCCGCCAGGTCGGCCCAGCACGTGCACGGCGCCGACGGCATGGGCGACCTCGGGCTGCCCGCGCCCACCCGGCGGCCCGCCGACGTCGACGCGGTGACGCTGCTGCGCCGCGAGATCCTCGCGTCCCCGCGCCCGGTGACGCTGGTGCCCACCGCGCCGCTCACCAACATCGCCCTGCTGCTGCGCACCCACCCGGAGGTGACGCGCAACATCGAGCGGATCGTCTTCATGGGCGGCGCGGTGGCCACCGGGAACGCCACCCCGGTCGCGGAGTTCAACGTGTGGCACGACCCGGAGGCGGCGGCCGTGCTGCTCACCGCGGGGGTGCCGATCACGATGTACGGGCTCGACGTGTTCGAGCGGGTCGTGGTGCCGGGTGAGCAGGTGCGGCGGCTGCGCGGGAGCGCGGAGCCGGGCGCGCGGCTCGCGGGGGCGCTCCTCTCGCACCGCCCGGCGGGACCTGGCACGGTCGCAAGCGCGGACCCCGCCCGCGACGCCGACCCGGCCGGCGGGATCGGGGACGCGGGCGCGGTCTGCGCGGTCGTCGACCCGGCGGGGATCACCACCCGCCTGCTGCCGGTCGAGGTCTCCCTCGCCCCGGGGCCCGCCCGCGGTCAGACCGTCGTCGACCGCCGCGCGCGTCCCGGCGAGGCCGAGATCCACGAGGGCACCCGCGAACAGGCCCTGGTGGACGTCGCCCTCGACGTGGACGTCGACCGGTTCGTGCGGCTCTACCTCGACACGGTCGCCGGGTAGGGCTCAGGCGGCCGAGCGGTCCGCCGACGGCCTGCGGCGCAGCGCGGGCTCGGTGATCGGCGGGGTGTCGTAGGCCATGTCGAGCCTGCTGACGTCGGTGCCGGGGGCGACGACCCCGTCGATGCGGTCGAGCGTCTCGTCGTCGAGGGTGAGGCCGGCGCCCGCGAGCAGGTCGTCGAGCTGCTCCATGGTGCGCGGGCCGATGAGCGCCGAGGTGACGCCCGGGTGGGCGACGGCGAACGCCATGGCGAGGTGGGTGAGGGACATCCCGGCCTCCTCGGCGATCGGGATCAGCTGTTCGACGGCGTCGAGCCTGGCCTCGTCGGAGAAGTGCCGGAAGCCGCGGGCGGCCCGGCGGCTGTCGGTCGGCAGGCCCTTGCGGAAGCGGCCGGTCAGCATGCCCTGGGCGAGCGGGCTCCAGACCAGGGTGCCCATGCCGTACCGCTCGCAGACGGGCAG
The sequence above is a segment of the Streptomyces griseoviridis genome. Coding sequences within it:
- a CDS encoding nucleoside hydrolase, translated to MPTGQPIPVIIDCDTGVDDALALLFAVRHPGIDLRAVTCVAGNTDVDGVVRNTLTVLEIAGAADVPVARGAARPLIEPARSAQHVHGADGMGDLGLPAPTRRPADVDAVTLLRREILASPRPVTLVPTAPLTNIALLLRTHPEVTRNIERIVFMGGAVATGNATPVAEFNVWHDPEAAAVLLTAGVPITMYGLDVFERVVVPGEQVRRLRGSAEPGARLAGALLSHRPAGPGTVASADPARDADPAGGIGDAGAVCAVVDPAGITTRLLPVEVSLAPGPARGQTVVDRRARPGEAEIHEGTREQALVDVALDVDVDRFVRLYLDTVAG